The Calditrichota bacterium genome has a window encoding:
- a CDS encoding site-specific integrase, with protein MKKPTMPNVRSRTLLSGKITYFLDYVDILTDTRKRLAVGSRKSDAHKKAKDIYDQMMARFVGEPNVLRSEVGLDDLIESFFRGREGRNAVRTIKRYRVFAGHFQDFMAANFKKVHRASEVQRVYLEELLSALSKAGQEARTLNAELHFLKMLFKYAVEEGFVADNPAQRIKPFRETKKAESVQFWSEDEVRKILATVRSHWRPIFEFLYLTGLRKGELIHLTWKDVNLSDDQPTITVQAKEDWVTKTVSRRIVPLNDRAVEILKAQNHVKNHNRVFCGADGGFVHPDKIYVELKRALRHLGLTGDVHQWRHTFASHLVMKGQGLETVSKLLGHASIEMTMKYAHLAPAHLRSAVKELPRLSDD; from the coding sequence ATGAAAAAGCCAACTATGCCAAATGTCCGTAGCCGGACGCTGCTAAGCGGGAAAATCACGTACTTCTTAGACTACGTTGATATCCTGACAGATACCCGCAAGCGCCTAGCAGTGGGGTCGCGAAAATCAGATGCCCACAAGAAGGCGAAGGATATCTATGATCAGATGATGGCTCGCTTTGTTGGCGAACCGAATGTGTTGCGGTCAGAGGTGGGACTTGATGATCTGATCGAGTCATTTTTTCGCGGCAGAGAAGGTAGAAATGCTGTCAGGACAATTAAGCGATATCGGGTCTTTGCTGGGCACTTTCAAGACTTCATGGCCGCAAACTTCAAGAAAGTCCATCGCGCGAGTGAAGTACAACGCGTGTACCTCGAAGAACTTTTAAGCGCGCTATCAAAAGCCGGACAAGAAGCTCGCACACTGAATGCCGAACTACACTTCCTGAAGATGTTGTTCAAATATGCCGTAGAGGAAGGCTTCGTTGCAGATAACCCGGCACAACGTATCAAGCCCTTTCGTGAAACAAAGAAAGCAGAGTCGGTGCAATTTTGGAGCGAAGACGAGGTTAGAAAAATACTTGCCACAGTAAGGTCGCACTGGCGACCTATTTTTGAATTCCTGTATTTGACTGGATTACGCAAAGGGGAGCTGATTCACCTTACTTGGAAGGACGTGAATCTTTCTGACGATCAGCCAACGATCACGGTCCAGGCAAAGGAAGATTGGGTAACTAAAACGGTAAGTAGGCGAATTGTTCCACTGAATGACCGAGCTGTTGAAATCCTAAAGGCGCAAAATCACGTTAAGAATCACAATCGCGTGTTTTGTGGTGCAGACGGAGGATTTGTACACCCCGACAAGATTTACGTAGAACTGAAGCGGGCGCTAAGGCATCTTGGTCTAACCGGTGATGTTCATCAATGGCGGCACACATTCGCATCACATTTGGTTATGAAGGGCCAAGGTTTGGAGACAGTTTCCAAATTGCTTGGTCATGCAAGCATCGAAATGACTATGAAGTATGCACATCTCGCTCCTGCACACCTAAGAAGTGCCGTTAAAGAGCTGCCGAGACTTTCTGATGATTGA
- a CDS encoding ThiF family adenylyltransferase translates to MNDMRFLRQQDVVDADRLANLSITLIGLGSIGSVTGLYLAKMGVVSLTTFDADIVDIHNVSNQAYGMSDVGLLKADAFSVLVENQTGLLLNTIGMQYDGRQHTGIVISAVDSMKSREAIWKAIRDQPQVQLYVDARMGLETLVVHTVRPQIREDRVRYSQTIVPDEQAYQEPCTARTICYTPLMAASVVCNLVKRFVNHEQVPSQVTLDLTTYTMIA, encoded by the coding sequence ATGAACGACATGCGATTTCTAAGACAGCAAGATGTTGTCGATGCGGACAGATTGGCAAATCTGTCTATAACGTTGATTGGTCTGGGTTCCATTGGCAGCGTCACGGGGTTGTATCTTGCCAAGATGGGGGTGGTCAGTTTGACTACCTTCGATGCGGACATCGTAGATATTCACAATGTCAGCAATCAGGCATATGGGATGTCTGATGTTGGTCTTTTGAAAGCGGATGCGTTTTCGGTTCTTGTCGAGAATCAAACGGGACTGCTGCTAAACACAATTGGCATGCAATACGATGGTCGGCAGCATACTGGAATAGTCATCAGCGCCGTGGATTCCATGAAGTCACGCGAGGCGATTTGGAAGGCGATTCGGGATCAACCACAGGTTCAGCTATATGTTGATGCTCGTATGGGACTCGAGACACTTGTCGTCCATACTGTTCGACCGCAGATTCGAGAAGACCGCGTACGTTACTCGCAAACAATTGTGCCTGACGAACAAGCTTATCAAGAACCTTGCACCGCACGCACGATTTGCTACACGCCGTTGATGGCAGCTTCTGTAGTGTGCAATCTTGTGAAGCGGTTTGTGAATCATGAACAGGTTCCGAGTCAGGTGACTTTGGATCTGACGACGTACACGATGATTGCCTGA
- a CDS encoding T9SS type A sorting domain-containing protein: MTRILSAFNLLKRVGFAVLLCAIQTSAQDWQTPIVLPAQVGSQIVVDSLHRLHAFGMLPIGRQPNSMYYCRYDNWGRLLQEPVELVPDTHWTEYAGFSALIDHLDRIHVVWYRQFSDEQSTVQLIYVRLSTEGEFLQEPYVYEVSGNQPGGIQADTYHLVETVTGEVWAACGGHYFAFDINGNMIEPVQRLYPHPESGYMKLAAAPDGSVWATYRKEDSNLDTLKTTRLWPPPRIEETTLISHSPGFGPQAFTIDRYGQFHYIIYTDEHGLYYRFDPRGSGIVIETVIDPSPYGVGLSNLMPIGLDSLQFMWGRTLPIPHGVNRVCFTLDGNVAFGPVLIPQDHFGIFNYTGMWRDGGYWIPGHVWGEETGPAMLHIPGPNEPLTVHDRHSQQTSQPSLHVYPQPNLGTLYFNLPSNLHGETNLTIYNILGQQVFQTGVQAPLTAEFTSVTLPSALASGTYLISLSTQSLLMTTRFVLIK, from the coding sequence ATGACGCGAATCTTATCTGCATTCAATCTTTTGAAGCGGGTGGGTTTCGCGGTTTTGTTGTGTGCCATACAAACGAGCGCGCAGGATTGGCAGACGCCAATTGTGCTCCCTGCCCAAGTGGGATCACAGATTGTAGTGGATAGTCTCCACCGACTGCATGCATTTGGAATGCTGCCGATCGGCAGACAACCAAACTCCATGTACTACTGCCGCTACGATAACTGGGGCCGACTGCTTCAGGAACCCGTTGAACTCGTGCCGGACACACATTGGACAGAGTACGCAGGATTCTCTGCGCTGATCGATCATTTGGATAGAATTCATGTAGTTTGGTACCGGCAATTCAGCGATGAACAAAGCACGGTGCAATTGATTTATGTCCGCCTTTCCACTGAAGGTGAATTCCTTCAGGAGCCCTATGTCTATGAGGTTTCGGGGAATCAACCCGGAGGTATTCAAGCGGACACATACCATTTAGTAGAAACGGTGACGGGAGAGGTCTGGGCGGCCTGCGGAGGGCATTACTTCGCTTTCGATATCAATGGCAACATGATCGAGCCGGTGCAGCGCCTGTATCCACATCCGGAATCAGGCTACATGAAATTGGCGGCTGCGCCAGACGGCTCGGTATGGGCAACCTACCGGAAAGAGGATAGTAACCTCGACACGCTCAAGACAACACGTCTCTGGCCACCGCCTCGCATTGAGGAAACCACGCTTATCTCTCACAGTCCGGGTTTCGGGCCGCAAGCATTCACAATTGATCGCTATGGCCAATTTCACTACATCATTTACACGGATGAACACGGCTTGTATTACCGTTTTGATCCACGCGGCTCAGGTATAGTGATCGAGACTGTCATCGATCCCTCGCCATATGGTGTGGGACTTTCGAACTTAATGCCCATCGGTCTCGACAGCTTGCAATTCATGTGGGGGCGAACCCTCCCTATCCCACACGGCGTCAACCGCGTTTGTTTCACGCTCGACGGCAATGTGGCCTTTGGACCAGTGTTGATTCCACAGGATCATTTTGGGATCTTTAACTACACTGGAATGTGGCGCGATGGCGGATATTGGATTCCAGGGCATGTATGGGGCGAGGAGACCGGTCCTGCCATGTTGCACATCCCCGGACCGAATGAACCGCTGACAGTACATGATAGACATTCTCAGCAAACATCACAGCCAAGTCTGCATGTGTATCCGCAACCGAATCTCGGCACACTTTATTTCAATCTGCCATCCAATTTACACGGAGAGACCAACCTAACAATCTACAACATTCTCGGACAGCAAGTGTTTCAAACGGGGGTGCAAGCACCACTCACAGCCGAATTCACAAGCGTGACGCTGCCGTCTGCTCTCGCAAGCGGTACGTATTTAATTTCACTATCTACGCAATCACTGTTAATGACAACTCGCTTCGTTCTAATCAAATAG